The Candidatus Hydrogenedentota bacterium genome window below encodes:
- a CDS encoding helix-turn-helix domain-containing protein produces MSHHHFTRDDRIKLESLKSQGLSNRQIAQILGFHKSSMGRELRRNSVRRR; encoded by the coding sequence ATGTCCCACCACCATTTTACACGAGATGACCGTATAAAACTAGAATCACTTAAAAGCCAAGGATTGAGCAATCGACAAATAGCTCAGATACTCGGTTTTCATAAAAGTAGTATGGGCCGTGAATTGCGCCGTAATAGTGTACGCCGTCGCTAG
- a CDS encoding Rne/Rng family ribonuclease, with amino-acid sequence MKTLVVNVNPLENRIGLLENKRLAELVIEREEDRSIVGNIYRGRIDAIIPGIQAAFIDIGLEKNGFLYVSDIAGAEGTGDIVLENGVPRAKSRKKRAHQQPIETMFKKNQYVMVQVVKDRMGSKGPRLTNFITFPGRYLVLLPTVSTLGVSRKIESDKERDRLRKTLRGMRPRGMGIISRTACNGRSQEDLKGDLDFLMRSWNKVKDAYERAKGVALLREDFGPILRTVRDLFSADFDRLIIDDEDEFEKVRDFLEHFSPHLVKRVRLYREKRPLFEKMGIETEIEKALRRKIYLKSGGYIAIDHTEALIAIDVNTGKFTGKKQLEDTVLQTNLEAADEIARQLRLRDMGGIIVLDFIDMDFPQNRRTLMKHFREALRHDRARITLSDVSELGMIEMTRKRVRHNLVKALSQPCPYCEGSGMVRSVTTVTFDCLRQLQSLFCVTKEKHIILQVHPDTARRLRGENREQLDLICERFGREVSIESVSDFHIHQIHMLRARNREEISELV; translated from the coding sequence ATGAAAACACTGGTGGTGAATGTTAATCCCCTTGAAAACCGTATCGGCCTCCTTGAAAACAAGCGTCTTGCCGAATTGGTCATCGAACGGGAAGAAGATCGAAGTATAGTAGGCAATATTTACCGGGGCCGCATTGATGCAATCATTCCCGGTATCCAAGCCGCATTTATTGATATTGGTCTGGAAAAGAACGGCTTTTTATATGTGTCCGATATTGCGGGCGCTGAAGGTACGGGCGATATCGTCTTAGAAAACGGCGTGCCCCGTGCGAAATCACGCAAGAAACGGGCGCACCAACAACCTATTGAAACCATGTTCAAAAAAAATCAATATGTCATGGTTCAGGTCGTCAAAGACCGCATGGGCTCTAAAGGTCCCCGCCTCACCAATTTCATCACTTTCCCCGGCCGTTACCTCGTGCTCCTGCCCACCGTCAGCACCTTAGGCGTTTCACGAAAAATCGAATCGGACAAAGAGCGCGACCGCCTACGCAAAACACTGCGCGGCATGCGCCCCAGAGGCATGGGCATTATTTCCCGTACCGCTTGTAACGGGCGAAGCCAGGAAGACCTCAAAGGAGACCTCGATTTCCTAATGCGCTCTTGGAATAAGGTGAAGGACGCCTATGAACGCGCCAAAGGGGTTGCCCTGCTCCGTGAAGATTTCGGGCCCATCCTGCGTACAGTACGTGATCTTTTCAGCGCCGACTTTGACCGACTCATTATCGACGACGAAGACGAATTCGAAAAAGTGCGCGATTTCCTGGAACATTTTTCGCCCCATCTCGTGAAGCGGGTGCGACTCTATCGCGAAAAGCGGCCCCTCTTCGAAAAAATGGGCATTGAAACAGAAATCGAAAAAGCGCTGCGCCGCAAGATTTATCTCAAGAGCGGCGGCTATATCGCCATCGATCATACGGAGGCGCTCATTGCCATCGACGTGAACACCGGAAAATTCACCGGCAAAAAACAACTTGAAGATACCGTATTACAAACCAATCTCGAAGCCGCCGATGAAATCGCGAGGCAGCTGCGACTCCGCGATATGGGCGGCATCATTGTCCTCGATTTCATTGATATGGACTTCCCCCAAAATCGGCGCACCCTCATGAAACATTTTCGCGAAGCATTGCGCCACGACCGCGCACGAATCACCCTCTCCGATGTGAGCGAGTTGGGTATGATCGAGATGACACGAAAACGGGTCCGCCATAATCTGGTCAAAGCCCTGTCGCAGCCCTGTCCCTATTGTGAAGGAAGCGGTATGGTAAGATCGGTCACCACCGTCACCTTTGATTGTCTCCGCCAGCTCCAATCCCTCTTTTGTGTGACCAAGGAAAAGCATATTATTTTGCAGGTTCATCCGGACACGGCACGGCGGCTGCGCGGTGAAAACCGAGAGCAGCTGGATCTCATCTGTGAACGTTTCGGCCGCGAAGTGTCCATCGAATCAGTATCTGATTTCCATATCCATCAAATTCACATGCTCCGCGCACGGAACCGCGAGGAAATTTCAGAGCTCGTCTAA
- the hemH gene encoding ferrochelatase, which translates to MDRVIDPAAAGVLLLYTGSPAAPQRNEVARYLKAFLMDPYVMALPYLLRSALVKGVIVPFRAGKSAARYRQIWTSGPSPLDGYTQRFMDGLRQRLPGSVLDKGTAYGTRRMEEAFSVLAAMPLERLVLFPLFPQYCDATHGTFKDRLAALLKGAAPLKDKLRVVRPFYDHPAYIEALRQQLEEPLKDFAPDHVVFSYHGLPLRQAHKPTLPGLPHYEGQCQATTALLAPALGLAPTAYTHAYQSNFGSDWLMPFTDRVLGELAQSGCKRVAVIAPSFVADCLETLEELDLESAALFKAAGGSSFLRLPALNDHQAWIDCAATLVDEAVPLSALC; encoded by the coding sequence ATGGACAGGGTTATTGATCCTGCCGCAGCGGGCGTACTCTTGTTATATACGGGTTCTCCTGCAGCGCCTCAGCGCAACGAAGTGGCGCGCTATCTGAAGGCCTTTCTTATGGATCCCTATGTGATGGCCTTGCCTTATTTGCTGCGGAGCGCCCTTGTGAAAGGTGTGATTGTTCCCTTTCGCGCCGGTAAATCAGCGGCGCGCTATCGGCAGATCTGGACTTCAGGGCCGTCGCCCTTGGACGGGTATACGCAGCGCTTTATGGATGGGCTGCGTCAGCGTCTTCCCGGATCGGTCTTGGACAAGGGTACCGCCTATGGGACGCGCCGGATGGAAGAAGCCTTTTCTGTATTGGCGGCGATGCCTTTGGAGCGTTTGGTCTTGTTTCCCCTCTTTCCCCAGTATTGTGATGCTACCCACGGTACCTTCAAAGATCGGCTCGCTGCACTATTGAAAGGCGCAGCGCCGTTGAAGGACAAGCTGCGCGTGGTAAGGCCTTTTTATGATCATCCCGCGTATATAGAGGCGCTCCGTCAACAGCTTGAAGAGCCTTTAAAAGACTTTGCGCCCGACCATGTGGTGTTCAGCTATCACGGGCTGCCGCTGCGCCAGGCGCATAAACCGACGCTGCCGGGATTACCCCATTATGAAGGACAATGCCAAGCTACCACGGCGCTTTTGGCTCCCGCCCTGGGTCTTGCGCCAACGGCGTACACCCACGCCTATCAATCCAATTTCGGCAGTGACTGGCTGATGCCCTTCACGGATAGGGTCTTGGGCGAATTGGCACAGTCCGGGTGTAAACGCGTGGCGGTGATTGCGCCTTCCTTCGTTGCCGATTGCTTGGAAACATTGGAAGAGCTGGATCTTGAGAGTGCCGCGCTGTTTAAGGCGGCCGGGGGCAGTTCTTTCTTGCGGCTGCCGGCACTCAACGATCATCAGGCGTGGATCGACTGCGCAGCGACGCTGGTGGATGAAGCGGTACCTTTGTCTGCGCTGTGCTGA
- the uxaC gene encoding glucuronate isomerase, with translation MADNGFITDDFLLFNEYARELYHNYGKQMPLVDFHCHLSPDDVAQNRQFANMTEIWLHGDHYKWRLMRANGISEKYCTGSGTDWEKFKKWAETVPYLMRNPAYHWTHMELRKPFGITDLLLGPDTAEEIWERGNALLQTPEFSARGIMEQMNVVLVCTTDDPTDDLANHRLVAEDPSFSIQMLPTWRPDKALSVDTPVFFNNWVDDLESCSGIACASYDNLLEALFNRAAFFKEQGCKIADHGVELPYSEDYSLEEVRATFKKVRAGTVPTEEESLRYKSALLHELCMLNHELGWAQQLHIGPIRNTNTRMFETLGPDSGYDSVGDQPFARSLARFLDRLDREERLTRTVLYTINPAANMMMATMTGNFQSGSVPGKIQFGSGWWFNDQLHGMEEHLEILSQTGLLSRFIGMLTDSRSFLSYSRHDYFRRLLCNIVGEDMQRGLLPPKPAYLGKIIQNICYGNALRYFEFDLPEVPGA, from the coding sequence ATGGCTGATAACGGTTTTATTACAGATGACTTTTTATTATTCAATGAATACGCCCGTGAGTTGTATCACAACTATGGGAAGCAAATGCCCTTGGTTGATTTTCATTGTCACCTCTCGCCTGATGATGTGGCGCAGAATCGGCAATTTGCCAATATGACGGAAATTTGGCTGCACGGCGATCATTATAAATGGCGGTTGATGCGCGCCAACGGCATTTCAGAAAAGTACTGCACCGGCTCGGGAACAGATTGGGAGAAATTCAAAAAATGGGCGGAAACGGTGCCCTATCTCATGCGCAACCCCGCCTACCACTGGACACATATGGAATTGCGCAAACCTTTCGGTATTACCGATCTCCTGCTTGGCCCGGATACGGCCGAAGAAATCTGGGAACGAGGCAATGCCCTGCTGCAAACGCCGGAATTCAGCGCCCGAGGCATCATGGAACAGATGAACGTGGTCTTGGTTTGTACGACCGACGATCCGACAGACGACCTCGCCAACCACCGCTTGGTTGCTGAAGATCCATCTTTTTCCATTCAAATGCTGCCCACGTGGCGGCCCGATAAAGCGCTGAGCGTGGACACGCCCGTATTCTTTAATAACTGGGTGGATGATTTGGAATCCTGTTCGGGAATCGCCTGTGCGAGTTACGATAATCTTTTGGAAGCGCTGTTCAACCGTGCCGCTTTTTTCAAGGAACAGGGCTGTAAAATTGCAGATCATGGCGTTGAGCTGCCCTATTCGGAAGACTATAGCTTGGAAGAAGTGCGCGCCACCTTCAAAAAAGTCCGTGCCGGTACAGTTCCCACTGAAGAGGAAAGTCTGCGCTATAAATCGGCGCTCCTTCACGAGCTGTGCATGCTCAATCATGAACTGGGCTGGGCGCAGCAATTGCATATAGGCCCCATCCGCAACACGAACACGCGCATGTTCGAGACACTGGGTCCGGACAGCGGCTATGATTCGGTGGGCGACCAACCTTTTGCCCGTTCTTTAGCACGTTTTCTCGATCGCTTGGATCGGGAAGAGCGGTTGACGCGCACCGTGCTGTACACAATCAATCCCGCCGCGAATATGATGATGGCGACCATGACCGGTAATTTCCAGAGCGGATCGGTGCCCGGCAAAATACAATTCGGCAGCGGTTGGTGGTTTAACGATCAGTTGCACGGCATGGAAGAACATTTGGAGATTCTGTCGCAGACGGGATTGCTCAGCCGTTTCATTGGCATGCTCACGGACAGCCGCAGTTTCTTGAGCTATTCCCGACACGATTATTTCAGACGTCTCCTTTGCAATATTGTGGGGGAAGACATGCAGCGCGGCTTGCTGCCGCCGAAACCCGCATACCTCGGCAAGATCATCCAAAATATTTGTTATGGCAATGCTCTTCGCTATTTTGAATTCGATTTGCCTGAAGTGCCGGGCGCCTAA
- a CDS encoding NAD(P)H-dependent oxidoreductase subunit E — protein sequence MATAISTSSFPEVEALLARYPDAGRDALIPILQELQDTLGYLPRPVIARVGEHLKLPVSKIYGVATFYNQFRFTALGKYHIQVCRGTACHVKGSAQVLDDIRCLLDLEPGETSKDGLFSLEVVACIGACGLAPVIKINDDFHADMTTSKTERVIKALKKEAKSHEK from the coding sequence ATGGCAACTGCGATCTCAACGAGCTCATTCCCGGAAGTGGAAGCGCTGCTCGCACGCTATCCCGACGCGGGTCGAGATGCACTCATTCCCATTTTACAGGAATTGCAAGATACACTGGGGTATCTGCCGCGCCCGGTGATTGCGCGGGTGGGCGAACATTTAAAGCTGCCTGTCAGCAAAATTTATGGGGTGGCAACCTTTTACAATCAGTTTCGATTTACCGCCCTGGGCAAATACCACATCCAAGTGTGCCGAGGAACGGCGTGCCACGTGAAAGGTTCCGCCCAAGTGCTCGACGATATCCGCTGCCTGCTGGATTTGGAGCCGGGCGAAACTTCTAAAGACGGTTTATTTTCGCTGGAAGTGGTTGCCTGCATCGGCGCATGCGGACTGGCTCCCGTGATCAAAATCAATGATGATTTTCACGCTGACATGACCACATCAAAAACAGAACGGGTTATAAAAGCCCTGAAAAAAGAGGCAAAATCCCATGAAAAATAA
- a CDS encoding 4Fe-4S binding protein, with translation MKNNVSPNPVNETVSLSGSLSAADLKQCLCADHEKDLDQALRDKLALLRHEDVQRPTIYIGMGTCGLGAGAGKTLTALRAWLETNKQEADIVEVGCIGLCSVEPIVDVQLPGRRRVSFEKVTEKMAGKLLESVFNGKTDAAPVLGQYAGEGLEAWDNTPALEEHPFFAPQTRLVLALCGEIDPCSLDEYAAHGGYRSLNRVLTDQDPAGVCDAVEQSGLRGRGGGGFPTGRKWKFARGAEGDQKYLICNADEGDPGAFMDRAIIEGAPHRLIEGMIIAGYAIGASKGYVYIRAEYPLAISRLKTALKQAHDAGLLGDNILGSDFNFDIVLKMGAGAFVCGEETALIHSVEGKRGMPRPRPPFPAVRGAFGKPTIINNVETLANIPPLLAMGAEAFAAMGTDDSKGTKVFALSGKVTHTGLVEVAMGTSIRDIIFTIGGGVPNERRFKAVQMGGPSGGCIPEAHLDIEVDYNSLKSVGAIMGSGGMVVMDEDTCMVDVAKFFMDFVQRESCGKCIPCREGTRRILEILQRITRGERNESTEDALQRFQGIVYMERLAKVIQDTSLCGLGQTAPNPVLSTLRWFRDEYEAHIYERHCPAGVCQELRYFVIDQDKCTGCTLCAKRCPTDAIVGELKQAHYILADKCIGCGACVNVCRFDAVELRQFEDALTAAP, from the coding sequence ATGAAAAATAATGTATCCCCAAACCCTGTAAATGAAACAGTCTCCCTATCCGGCTCGTTGAGTGCGGCAGACTTAAAACAGTGCTTATGCGCCGACCACGAAAAAGACTTGGATCAGGCGCTCCGCGACAAGTTGGCGCTGCTGCGTCACGAAGACGTTCAGCGGCCCACCATCTATATAGGCATGGGCACCTGCGGCCTCGGCGCAGGGGCAGGCAAGACGTTGACTGCGCTCCGTGCTTGGCTCGAAACGAATAAACAAGAAGCCGACATTGTGGAAGTGGGCTGTATCGGCCTTTGCAGTGTCGAGCCGATTGTAGACGTGCAGCTTCCCGGCCGCCGCCGTGTATCCTTTGAAAAGGTGACGGAAAAGATGGCGGGCAAGTTGCTTGAATCCGTGTTCAACGGCAAGACCGATGCGGCACCGGTACTCGGACAATATGCAGGCGAAGGACTGGAGGCGTGGGACAATACCCCCGCTCTTGAGGAACATCCCTTCTTCGCGCCGCAAACGCGGCTTGTCCTCGCGCTCTGCGGTGAAATCGATCCTTGCAGTCTTGATGAATATGCTGCCCATGGCGGGTACCGCAGTCTAAACCGCGTGTTGACCGACCAAGATCCGGCCGGTGTCTGCGATGCCGTGGAGCAAAGCGGATTGCGCGGACGCGGCGGCGGCGGTTTCCCCACGGGCCGTAAATGGAAATTTGCCCGTGGTGCAGAAGGCGATCAAAAATATCTCATCTGTAATGCGGACGAAGGGGATCCCGGCGCGTTCATGGATCGTGCCATTATTGAAGGTGCGCCCCACCGCTTGATCGAAGGCATGATTATCGCCGGTTACGCCATTGGCGCAAGCAAAGGTTATGTCTACATTCGCGCTGAATATCCTTTGGCGATCAGCCGCTTGAAAACCGCTTTGAAACAAGCCCATGATGCGGGCTTGCTCGGCGATAACATTCTCGGTTCAGACTTTAATTTTGATATCGTGTTGAAAATGGGCGCAGGCGCTTTTGTCTGCGGTGAGGAAACGGCGCTGATCCATAGTGTCGAAGGTAAACGGGGCATGCCCCGGCCTCGCCCGCCCTTCCCCGCCGTTCGCGGCGCTTTTGGCAAACCGACCATTATCAACAACGTGGAAACCCTTGCCAATATCCCGCCCCTCTTAGCGATGGGCGCGGAAGCCTTCGCCGCCATGGGCACAGACGACAGCAAAGGCACGAAAGTCTTCGCGCTGTCGGGGAAAGTCACCCATACGGGTCTTGTGGAAGTGGCGATGGGTACCTCCATCCGCGACATCATTTTCACCATTGGCGGCGGCGTGCCCAACGAACGCCGTTTCAAGGCGGTTCAAATGGGCGGTCCTTCCGGCGGCTGTATCCCGGAAGCCCATCTGGATATTGAAGTGGATTACAATTCACTGAAATCGGTGGGCGCGATTATGGGATCAGGCGGCATGGTCGTCATGGATGAAGACACATGCATGGTGGATGTGGCAAAGTTCTTCATGGACTTTGTGCAGCGGGAAAGCTGCGGCAAGTGCATTCCCTGCCGTGAAGGGACACGCCGGATTTTGGAAATCCTGCAGCGTATCACCCGCGGCGAACGTAACGAAAGTACGGAAGACGCCCTGCAACGTTTCCAAGGTATCGTCTACATGGAACGGTTGGCAAAAGTGATCCAAGACACCAGTCTATGTGGTCTGGGTCAAACAGCGCCGAACCCTGTACTCAGTACGCTGCGCTGGTTCCGCGACGAGTATGAAGCCCATATCTATGAGCGGCATTGTCCCGCCGGAGTCTGCCAGGAATTGCGTTATTTTGTCATTGACCAAGACAAATGCACGGGCTGCACCTTGTGTGCGAAACGCTGCCCCACGGACGCCATCGTCGGTGAATTGAAACAAGCCCACTACATTCTTGCTGATAAATGTATCGGCTGCGGCGCTTGTGTGAATGTATGTCGTTTTGATGCAGTTGAGCTGCGCCAATTTGAAGATGCGCTTACTGCCGCCCCATGA
- a CDS encoding 4Fe-4S binding protein has product MLNITIDNKPCAVAEGSTIYEAAKTLGVTIPTLCHLEGLTPTGACRICVVEVEGFPGLVPSCSFPVSEGMKITTHSPRVLLARKTIVELLLANHPDDCLYCIRNTDCQLQDLSGDLGVRRRRYQGERNRYKVDVSSPSVIRDPEKCILCGKCVRVCEEVQQVAAIDFIGRGSSSHVGTAFDEGLNLSSCINCGQCILVCPTGALHEHDNIKEVTAALNDPELMVVVQHAPSVSVTLGEEFGLAPGTDCDGIMVAALRRLGFDRVFDTSFSADLTIMEEGSELVHRIKTGGKLPMLTSCSPGWIKFAEQYYPDFLDNVSTCKSPQQMMGAIIKSYFAEKAQKDPSKIFSESIMPCTAKKFEAGRKEMVHDHYADVDAVLTTRELARLLRMRGLDITALEPEGADTPFGERTTAGKIFGASGGVMEAALRTAYHLLTGENLEKLEVNDVRGLEGCKEAHVKIGDLEIGVAVASGLKNAAQLLDQIRAGRSDLHFIEILTCPGGCIAGGGQPLSTDRSAVVERMKSLYAIDAGEKSRASHENESIKRLYDEFLGEPLSENSHNLLHTHYAKREVTL; this is encoded by the coding sequence ATGCTAAATATAACCATTGATAACAAGCCTTGCGCCGTAGCGGAAGGAAGCACTATTTACGAGGCGGCGAAAACCTTGGGCGTTACCATTCCGACGCTCTGCCATCTCGAAGGACTGACCCCCACCGGCGCATGCCGTATTTGTGTCGTTGAAGTGGAAGGCTTTCCGGGACTGGTGCCCTCCTGCTCTTTTCCTGTTTCTGAAGGAATGAAGATAACCACCCATTCGCCGCGAGTGCTGCTGGCACGCAAAACCATTGTGGAATTGCTGCTCGCCAACCATCCCGACGACTGCCTGTACTGCATCCGCAACACCGATTGTCAGCTGCAAGATTTGTCGGGAGATTTGGGGGTGCGCCGGCGGCGCTATCAGGGAGAACGGAACCGCTATAAGGTGGACGTGTCCAGCCCCTCCGTCATACGGGATCCCGAAAAGTGCATCCTCTGCGGCAAGTGCGTGCGGGTTTGTGAAGAAGTGCAACAAGTGGCCGCCATCGACTTTATCGGCCGCGGCAGCAGCTCCCATGTGGGCACGGCATTCGATGAAGGTCTGAACCTTTCCAGCTGCATCAATTGCGGTCAGTGCATCCTCGTCTGCCCCACAGGCGCGCTCCACGAACATGACAATATTAAAGAAGTGACGGCAGCGCTCAATGATCCTGAGCTGATGGTGGTCGTGCAGCACGCGCCGAGTGTGTCCGTCACCCTTGGCGAAGAATTCGGACTGGCTCCTGGCACCGATTGCGACGGCATCATGGTGGCGGCATTGCGCCGCCTCGGTTTCGACCGGGTCTTTGACACCTCTTTCTCCGCTGACCTGACCATTATGGAAGAAGGCTCGGAGTTGGTTCACCGCATTAAAACGGGCGGGAAACTGCCCATGCTGACCAGCTGCTCGCCGGGCTGGATTAAGTTTGCAGAACAGTATTATCCCGATTTCTTAGACAATGTTTCCACGTGTAAGAGCCCGCAACAAATGATGGGCGCAATCATAAAAAGTTACTTTGCCGAAAAAGCGCAAAAGGATCCCTCCAAAATTTTCAGTGAATCCATTATGCCCTGTACAGCCAAAAAGTTTGAGGCTGGCCGTAAAGAAATGGTTCACGATCACTACGCAGACGTAGACGCTGTGTTGACGACCCGTGAGCTGGCTCGCTTGCTCCGTATGCGGGGCCTCGACATTACCGCACTTGAACCGGAAGGCGCAGACACGCCCTTTGGCGAACGGACCACGGCGGGCAAGATCTTCGGTGCGTCAGGCGGCGTCATGGAAGCAGCATTGCGTACTGCCTACCACCTCCTTACGGGAGAAAATCTGGAGAAGCTCGAAGTGAACGACGTGCGAGGCTTGGAAGGCTGCAAAGAAGCCCATGTGAAAATCGGTGATTTGGAAATTGGCGTCGCCGTCGCGAGCGGACTCAAAAATGCGGCGCAGCTCCTCGACCAGATACGGGCGGGACGGAGTGATCTGCACTTTATCGAAATCTTGACCTGTCCCGGCGGTTGTATTGCCGGCGGCGGACAGCCCCTGTCCACCGATCGCAGCGCCGTGGTGGAGCGCATGAAATCCCTCTACGCCATTGATGCCGGCGAAAAGTCCCGTGCCTCCCATGAAAATGAATCGATCAAACGGCTTTACGATGAATTCCTCGGCGAGCCGCTCAGCGAAAATAGTCATAACCTTTTGCATACCCATTATGCCAAGCGGGAAGTAACCCTATAA
- a CDS encoding 4Fe-4S binding protein: MAVVNTVKERCRVCFTCVRECPVKAIRIIDGQAEVMPERCIGCGNCVRVCSQNAKQVRDCTANAMSLLKGPAPVAALVAPSFPAEFSECEPGELVGMLRALGFEYVHEVAFGADLVARAYRHLLENTPDSRYIATTCPAIIAYVEQYYPELVPQLAPIVSPMIATARVVNRLYGPEVRSIFIGPCIAKKGEMLSTRLPREVFATLAFSELRKLFDAVSLTPEDVEPSNFDPPHSGNGMLFPISGGMLQAADLREDLLEGDIVTAEGRESFVDAIHEFPDMDVALLEVLACQGCISGPGITNPAPLFRRRSRVSRYARSCAAKADKAQWEKEMDRYKDIPLIRSFQVKDQRYAPPSEEDIQRALENMNKMSSEDHLNCGACGYDTCREHAIAICKNLAETEMCLPYTIEELKRAVGDLALSNTQLKKTQQALLHSEKLANMGQLAAGIAHELNNPLGVVLMYSHLLKREFSEADKVGQDLSTIVEQADRCKKIVSGLLQFARQNKVERQQVNMDTLVRSCLKGFSNHIHIHVRLLNKLSDPFVEVDRDQISQVLVNLVGNAFDAMGKKSGTLTLTLSDTTKQLQLDVEDTGPGMSKETEKNIFEPFFTTKSIGKGTGLGLSIAYGIVKMHRGDIRVSSNCDPHKGPVGTRFTVTLPRVDLE; the protein is encoded by the coding sequence ATAGCCGTAGTCAACACGGTCAAAGAACGGTGCCGCGTTTGTTTCACCTGCGTGCGCGAGTGTCCCGTCAAAGCCATACGCATCATTGACGGACAGGCCGAGGTGATGCCGGAACGGTGCATCGGCTGCGGCAACTGTGTGCGCGTGTGCAGCCAGAACGCAAAGCAAGTGCGCGACTGCACCGCCAATGCCATGTCCTTGTTGAAAGGGCCTGCGCCTGTGGCGGCGCTGGTTGCTCCCAGCTTCCCCGCAGAGTTCTCGGAATGTGAACCCGGTGAGTTGGTGGGTATGCTCCGTGCTCTGGGCTTCGAATACGTGCATGAAGTCGCCTTTGGCGCGGATCTCGTTGCGCGCGCTTATCGGCATCTGCTCGAAAACACGCCGGATAGCCGCTATATCGCCACGACCTGCCCCGCCATCATCGCCTATGTGGAACAGTATTATCCGGAGCTGGTCCCGCAGCTGGCGCCCATTGTATCGCCCATGATCGCTACGGCGCGTGTGGTGAACCGACTTTACGGCCCGGAAGTGCGCAGCATTTTCATCGGCCCCTGTATTGCGAAAAAGGGCGAAATGCTCAGTACCCGATTGCCGCGGGAAGTGTTCGCGACCCTCGCCTTTTCAGAGCTGCGCAAACTTTTTGATGCCGTCTCCTTGACGCCTGAAGACGTGGAGCCCTCCAACTTTGATCCGCCCCACAGCGGCAACGGTATGCTCTTTCCTATCAGCGGCGGTATGTTGCAGGCGGCTGATCTACGAGAGGATCTGCTGGAAGGCGACATTGTGACCGCTGAAGGCAGAGAATCTTTCGTCGATGCCATTCATGAATTCCCGGATATGGATGTGGCGCTGTTGGAAGTGCTCGCCTGTCAAGGCTGCATTTCAGGTCCGGGTATCACGAATCCGGCTCCCTTGTTCCGGCGACGGAGCCGCGTGAGCCGCTACGCCCGGAGCTGCGCCGCCAAAGCCGATAAAGCGCAATGGGAAAAGGAAATGGATCGCTACAAAGATATTCCGCTGATCCGCTCCTTCCAAGTGAAAGATCAGCGCTATGCGCCGCCCTCTGAGGAAGATATCCAAAGAGCCCTCGAGAATATGAACAAGATGAGTTCTGAAGATCATCTCAATTGCGGCGCTTGCGGCTATGACACCTGCCGGGAACATGCCATTGCCATCTGCAAGAATCTGGCAGAAACAGAAATGTGCCTGCCCTATACGATTGAAGAGCTGAAGCGTGCTGTGGGCGACCTTGCCCTGTCCAACACGCAGCTGAAGAAAACACAACAGGCATTGCTCCATTCCGAGAAACTCGCGAATATGGGACAGCTGGCGGCAGGTATCGCTCACGAACTTAACAACCCCCTTGGCGTGGTGCTCATGTATTCCCACTTGCTTAAGCGTGAATTTAGTGAAGCGGATAAAGTGGGTCAGGACTTGAGCACCATTGTGGAGCAGGCGGACCGCTGCAAAAAAATCGTGTCCGGGCTGCTGCAATTTGCGCGCCAGAATAAGGTGGAACGGCAGCAGGTCAATATGGATACGCTGGTCCGTTCCTGCCTCAAAGGCTTTTCCAATCACATCCATATCCATGTTAGATTACTCAACAAGCTGAGCGATCCTTTCGTGGAAGTTGATCGCGATCAGATTAGCCAAGTCTTGGTGAATCTTGTGGGCAACGCTTTTGACGCCATGGGTAAAAAGTCCGGCACCCTGACATTGACCCTATCCGATACGACGAAACAGCTGCAGCTTGATGTGGAGGATACGGGGCCGGGAATGTCTAAAGAGACGGAGAAGAATATATTTGAACCCTTCTTTACGACGAAAAGTATAGGCAAAGGTACGGGCCTCGGCCTGTCCATTGCCTACGGTATAGTAAAAATGCACCGCGGCGATATTCGCGTGTCGTCAAACTGCGATCCTCATAAAGGACCTGTAGGCACCCGATTCACTGTGACGCTGCCGAGAGTTGATCTGGAATAA
- a CDS encoding response regulator gives MNQSETKGTILLVDDDADFLFQLQAQFAAEGYEVLTAGSGKEAIGVLAQTRPDLCIVDLMMEKADMGFTLCYKIKKKDPTIPVIMVTSVTHETGIDFDAATLEERCWIKADALLDKPVRFEQLQREIARLLKG, from the coding sequence ATGAACCAGTCAGAAACAAAAGGAACAATCTTGCTTGTGGATGATGATGCTGATTTCCTGTTCCAACTGCAGGCTCAATTTGCAGCGGAAGGATATGAAGTATTGACAGCCGGCTCCGGGAAAGAGGCTATCGGTGTGCTTGCTCAGACCCGCCCCGACCTGTGCATCGTCGATTTGATGATGGAAAAAGCGGATATGGGCTTTACCCTGTGCTACAAAATTAAAAAGAAAGACCCCACCATTCCTGTGATTATGGTTACTTCTGTTACCCATGAAACGGGAATCGATTTTGACGCAGCCACCCTCGAAGAACGTTGTTGGATTAAAGCTGATGCCTTGCTGGACAAGCCCGTCCGCTTCGAACAACTCCAACGAGAAATAGCGCGTCTCCTAAAAGGATAA